One stretch of Segatella copri DNA includes these proteins:
- a CDS encoding AMP-binding protein, with translation MNSIPSFNSYIENSIIKNWNLDALTDYKGTTLQYHDIARKIEKLHILFENSDVKKGDKIAVCGRNSSQWAVAFLAIITYGAIVVPIQNEFKPEQIHNIVNHSESKLLFVGDVVATEITPEEMPSLEGIIYLPDNSLVISRSEKLTYARENLNAMFGHRYPKYFRPEHVKYHVDDPEELAMINYTSGTTGFSKGVMLPYRALWGNLDYLIDSVKPNIGKNCNILSTLPMAHMYGLMTEFLFNIVLGNHIFFLTRLPSPTLISEALSEIKPDILYAVPLVVDKIVRKEVFPHIQTNRARLLMNMPVINKRIKEKVREFVLKKFGERPCEVVVGGAPLNKEIENFFISVGFPIAMGYGTTETAPLITFAHQDNYVAGSCGVAVKHMEVKVLSDDPENVAGELVCRGINVMKGYYKNQEATDAVIDKDGWFHTGDLATMDADGHFFVRGRSKNMLLGPNGQNIYPEEIEDKLNSMAMVNESIVIQSDDKLVALVHPDMEEVNNLGFTDEDLENIMEQNRKELNLQIPSFAKVSRIKLHNQEFEKTAKKSIKRYLYQNAI, from the coding sequence ATGAATTCAATACCAAGTTTTAACTCGTATATTGAGAACAGCATTATCAAGAATTGGAATCTGGATGCGCTCACCGATTACAAGGGCACAACCCTCCAATATCACGATATTGCCAGAAAGATTGAGAAGCTACACATCCTGTTCGAAAACAGCGATGTAAAGAAGGGCGACAAGATTGCCGTCTGCGGAAGAAATAGTAGCCAGTGGGCAGTAGCCTTCCTGGCCATTATTACTTACGGAGCCATTGTCGTACCTATACAGAACGAATTTAAGCCTGAGCAGATTCACAACATCGTGAACCACAGCGAAAGCAAACTTCTGTTCGTTGGTGACGTGGTAGCTACAGAGATAACACCAGAAGAGATGCCTTCGCTGGAAGGAATCATCTATCTTCCGGACAATTCGCTTGTCATCTCGCGCTCTGAGAAACTGACTTATGCGCGCGAGAACCTCAATGCAATGTTCGGACACAGATATCCTAAGTATTTCAGACCAGAACACGTGAAGTATCACGTAGACGATCCTGAAGAACTGGCAATGATCAACTATACCAGTGGAACTACCGGTTTCTCAAAAGGTGTGATGCTCCCATACAGAGCACTTTGGGGTAATCTCGACTACCTCATCGATTCAGTGAAGCCTAACATAGGTAAGAACTGCAACATCCTTTCTACCCTTCCGATGGCTCACATGTATGGACTCATGACAGAATTTCTCTTCAATATAGTATTGGGTAACCATATCTTCTTCCTTACCCGTCTGCCGAGCCCAACGCTCATCTCAGAGGCGTTGTCAGAAATCAAGCCAGACATCCTCTATGCGGTGCCGCTTGTAGTAGACAAGATTGTAAGAAAGGAAGTATTCCCACATATCCAAACCAACCGTGCACGACTGCTGATGAACATGCCTGTCATCAATAAGCGCATCAAGGAGAAGGTTCGCGAGTTTGTATTGAAAAAGTTTGGCGAACGTCCTTGCGAGGTTGTTGTGGGTGGTGCTCCGCTCAACAAGGAGATAGAGAACTTCTTCATCAGCGTAGGTTTCCCTATTGCCATGGGATATGGTACCACTGAGACTGCTCCACTTATTACCTTTGCCCATCAGGACAACTATGTGGCAGGAAGCTGTGGTGTTGCCGTGAAGCACATGGAGGTGAAGGTACTGAGCGATGACCCGGAGAACGTAGCCGGTGAACTGGTTTGCCGCGGCATCAACGTGATGAAGGGCTATTACAAGAACCAGGAGGCAACAGATGCCGTAATAGATAAAGACGGATGGTTCCATACAGGCGACCTGGCAACGATGGACGCCGACGGACATTTCTTCGTAAGAGGAAGAAGCAAGAACATGCTGCTGGGACCTAACGGACAGAACATCTATCCGGAAGAGATTGAGGACAAGCTCAACTCCATGGCTATGGTCAACGAGAGCATCGTAATACAGAGCGATGACAAGCTGGTTGCTCTGGTTCATCCGGATATGGAAGAAGTTAACAACCTCGGCTTTACAGACGAAGACCTGGAGAACATCATGGAGCAGAACCGCAAGGAACTGAACTTGCAGATACCTAGCTTCGCAAAGGTATCACGCATCAAACTTCATAATCAGGAATTTGAAAAGACAGCCAAGAAGTCTATCAAGCGTTACCTCTATCAGAACGCAATCTAG
- a CDS encoding ABC transporter permease, translated as MNFPLFIAKRLYSDQGDKRKVSRPAIHIATAGVAIGLAIMIMSVCVVLGFKHTIRDKVIGFGSHIQVADFMTLQQQNQYPVVMNDSMVNVLKKIPGVKHVQKFAMKEGILKTDSDFLGVMFKGVGPDFDSTFIHQNMIEGSIPKFDDKASHNQILISQLMADKLKLKTGERIFAYFFDGNGVRMRRFTIKGIYQTNLKKYDEVMVYTDLYTAVKLNGWEEDQASGAELTVNDFNKLNETEDYIINKVNRTVDHYGETYSSSTIKDLNPNIFQWLSLMDLNVWIILGLMLIVAGVTMISGLLIIILERTSMIGVMKALGARNKTIRHTFLWFAVFIIGKGMLLGNIIALGILTLQYFTGIIKLDAQTYYVSTVPVEFNWLAIIALNIATLLISIFMLVAPSYLISHIHPAKSMRYE; from the coding sequence ATGAATTTTCCTCTATTTATAGCAAAGAGATTATATAGCGATCAGGGCGATAAACGTAAAGTTTCTCGCCCTGCTATTCATATAGCCACTGCAGGTGTTGCTATCGGACTCGCCATTATGATTATGTCGGTATGCGTAGTGCTCGGATTCAAGCATACCATACGCGACAAGGTAATAGGATTCGGTAGCCATATACAGGTGGCCGACTTCATGACGCTGCAGCAGCAAAACCAGTATCCGGTGGTCATGAACGACTCGATGGTCAACGTACTGAAAAAGATACCTGGCGTAAAACATGTGCAGAAATTTGCCATGAAAGAGGGAATCCTGAAGACGGACAGCGATTTCCTGGGCGTCATGTTCAAAGGTGTAGGACCTGATTTCGATTCTACCTTTATCCATCAGAACATGATCGAGGGCAGCATCCCTAAGTTTGATGACAAAGCGAGTCATAACCAGATTCTCATCTCACAGCTGATGGCTGATAAGCTGAAGCTGAAGACGGGAGAACGCATCTTTGCCTACTTCTTTGATGGCAACGGAGTGCGTATGCGCCGCTTCACCATCAAGGGTATCTATCAGACCAACCTGAAGAAGTATGATGAGGTAATGGTATACACCGACCTCTATACTGCCGTGAAGCTGAACGGATGGGAAGAAGACCAGGCGAGCGGTGCAGAACTGACAGTAAACGACTTCAACAAGCTCAACGAGACTGAAGATTATATTATTAATAAGGTGAACCGCACGGTAGATCACTATGGAGAAACCTACAGCAGTTCTACCATCAAGGACCTGAATCCAAACATCTTCCAATGGCTGAGCCTGATGGATCTGAACGTCTGGATTATTCTCGGTCTGATGCTGATAGTAGCCGGCGTCACCATGATCAGCGGTCTGCTCATCATCATTCTGGAACGCACCTCCATGATAGGCGTAATGAAGGCATTGGGTGCCCGCAACAAGACCATCCGCCACACCTTCCTGTGGTTTGCCGTCTTCATCATCGGCAAGGGTATGCTTCTGGGCAACATCATCGCCCTCGGCATTCTTACCCTCCAGTACTTTACAGGCATCATCAAACTCGATGCACAGACCTATTATGTAAGTACCGTTCCGGTAGAATTCAACTGGCTTGCCATCATAGCACTGAACATTGCTACGCTGCTGATAAGCATCTTCATGCTCGTAGCACCAAGCTACTTGATTTCTCATATCCATCCAGCCAAATCAATGAGATATGAGTAA
- a CDS encoding pyridoxal phosphate-dependent aminotransferase yields the protein MPEISVRGLEMPESPIRKLAPLAAAAKKRGVKVYHLNIGQPDLPTPQCGLDALKHIDRTVLEYSPSQGYLSYREKLVDYYKKFNINVTADDIIITSGGSEAVLFSFMSCLNPGDEIIVPEPAYANYMAFAISAGAKIRTIATTIEEGFSLPKVEKFEELINERTRAILICNPNNPTGYLYTRREMNQIRDLVKKYDLYLFSDEVYREYIYTGSPYISAMHLEGIEQNTVLIDSVSKRYSECGIRVGALITKNAEIRKAVMKFCQARLSPPLIGQIVAEASLDAPEEYYRDVYDEYVERRKCLIDGLNRIPGVYSPIPMGAFYTVAKLPIDDSEKFCRWCLEEFNYEGETIMMAPASGFYTTPGAGHNQVRVAYVLKKHDLERALVVLGKALEAYPGRVEDEGL from the coding sequence ATGCCAGAAATATCTGTACGCGGTCTTGAAATGCCAGAGTCACCTATCAGAAAATTGGCTCCTCTGGCTGCCGCAGCAAAAAAACGTGGAGTAAAGGTATATCACCTCAACATCGGTCAGCCTGACCTTCCAACTCCTCAATGTGGCCTAGATGCCCTGAAGCATATAGACCGCACGGTCTTGGAGTATTCTCCAAGTCAGGGCTATCTCAGCTATCGCGAGAAGCTTGTAGATTACTATAAGAAATTCAACATCAACGTAACTGCCGATGATATCATCATTACATCGGGAGGTTCTGAGGCTGTACTCTTCTCTTTCATGAGCTGCCTCAACCCAGGCGACGAGATTATCGTACCAGAACCTGCTTACGCTAACTATATGGCGTTTGCCATCTCTGCGGGTGCCAAGATCCGTACCATCGCCACAACGATAGAAGAAGGTTTCTCCCTGCCTAAGGTGGAGAAGTTTGAGGAGCTGATTAATGAGCGCACCCGTGCCATTCTGATCTGCAACCCTAACAACCCTACGGGCTATCTCTATACCCGCAGAGAGATGAATCAGATTCGTGACCTGGTGAAGAAGTACGACCTCTATCTCTTCTCTGATGAGGTTTACCGTGAGTATATCTATACCGGCAGTCCTTATATCAGTGCGATGCACCTGGAAGGCATCGAGCAGAACACGGTTCTCATCGATTCTGTTTCGAAGCGTTACAGTGAGTGCGGTATCCGTGTAGGTGCCCTCATCACCAAGAATGCAGAAATCCGCAAGGCGGTGATGAAGTTCTGCCAGGCCCGTCTCTCTCCTCCACTGATTGGTCAGATTGTAGCCGAAGCTTCTCTGGATGCTCCTGAAGAGTACTACCGCGATGTATACGATGAGTATGTAGAGCGCCGTAAGTGCCTGATAGACGGTTTGAACCGCATTCCGGGCGTATACTCTCCTATTCCTATGGGAGCCTTCTACACCGTAGCCAAACTGCCTATCGATGATTCTGAAAAGTTCTGCCGCTGGTGTCTGGAGGAATTCAACTATGAGGGCGAAACCATCATGATGGCTCCAGCCTCTGGTTTCTATACGACTCCTGGAGCCGGTCACAATCAGGTTCGTGTAGCTTACGTCTTGAAGAAACACGATCTGGAGCGTGCTCTGGTGGTTCTGGGTAAGGCACTTGAGGCTTATCCGGGAAGAGTGGAAGACGAAGGACTATAA
- a CDS encoding DUF4494 domain-containing protein, which produces MRSRTSTWFETKVKYQKTMEDGSEKVVSEAYVVDALSFTEAESAIIDEMSVYVSGELKVSGIGKAGYGEIFFSDVDDDDKWYKAKLQFITIDEKSEKEKRSNVTYLVQAKSLARALRYIDEVMGKTMIDYDVVGLNETKLMDVFEHHAPNEKKEEKNDVPEYEEK; this is translated from the coding sequence ATGAGAAGTAGAACAAGTACATGGTTTGAGACCAAAGTGAAATATCAGAAGACAATGGAGGATGGTTCAGAAAAGGTTGTTTCTGAAGCATACGTAGTAGATGCTTTGAGCTTTACCGAGGCTGAGAGCGCTATCATCGATGAGATGTCGGTTTATGTAAGCGGCGAGTTGAAGGTGAGCGGTATCGGCAAGGCTGGCTACGGCGAAATCTTCTTCAGCGATGTGGATGATGATGATAAGTGGTATAAGGCTAAACTCCAGTTCATCACGATTGATGAGAAGAGTGAGAAGGAGAAGCGCAGCAATGTTACTTATCTTGTTCAGGCTAAGTCTCTCGCCCGTGCCCTCCGGTATATTGATGAGGTGATGGGCAAGACCATGATAGATTATGATGTGGTTGGTTTGAACGAAACCAAACTGATGGATGTATTCGAGCATCATGCTCCTAACGAGAAGAAAGAGGAGAAGAATGATGTGCCTGAATACGAGGAGAAATAA
- a CDS encoding YggS family pyridoxal phosphate-dependent enzyme, whose protein sequence is MDYDVKGNLHEVLGSLPAGVRLVAISKFHPNEYIEEAYAEGQRIFGESHEQELARKVASLPEDIEWHFIGHLQTNKVKYIAPYISMIESVDSLKLLKEIEKQAAKHDRVVKVLLELHLAEEDTKSGLSLDACRELLEAGEWREMKHVQICGIMMMASNTDDEQQIAQEFDEAARFFDEVKARYFADDDAFCERSWGMSHDYHIAVKHGSTMVRVGTTIFGPRIY, encoded by the coding sequence ATGGACTATGATGTAAAAGGAAATCTCCATGAGGTGCTGGGCAGCTTGCCTGCCGGTGTCCGTCTCGTTGCCATCAGCAAGTTCCATCCCAACGAGTATATCGAGGAGGCTTATGCTGAAGGACAGCGTATCTTCGGTGAGAGCCACGAACAGGAACTCGCCAGGAAGGTGGCTTCGCTGCCTGAGGACATCGAATGGCATTTCATCGGTCATCTGCAGACCAATAAGGTGAAGTATATCGCACCTTATATCTCGATGATTGAATCGGTAGACAGTCTGAAACTTCTCAAGGAGATTGAGAAGCAGGCTGCCAAGCACGATCGTGTGGTGAAGGTTCTTCTGGAACTTCATCTGGCAGAGGAAGATACCAAATCGGGTCTTTCTCTTGATGCTTGCCGCGAACTCCTGGAGGCAGGCGAATGGCGGGAGATGAAGCATGTGCAGATTTGTGGCATCATGATGATGGCATCTAATACAGATGATGAGCAGCAGATTGCTCAGGAGTTTGATGAGGCTGCCCGGTTCTTTGATGAGGTAAAGGCCAGATATTTTGCCGATGATGATGCTTTCTGCGAGCGCAGCTGGGGTATGAGTCACGATTATCATATTGCCGTCAAGCACGGTAGCACGATGGTTCGTGTAGGTACTACCATCTTCGGTCCTAGAATATATTAA
- a CDS encoding M6 family metalloprotease domain-containing protein — protein MKKTIISLALAFLGIANLYAVKAKPGIAKIMLPDGTVACATLHGDETFHYYMLLDGTPLRETQDGKYEKITAEELNTRKTRAFSSENLTRASEIGTMRPSYFPHKGSPKALVLLVQFQDVKFKSKDPVATFNHYLNGKKGEAMSEADKEVFITNETYCQNYGSVQQYFADMSDNQFIPQFDVVGPVTVSKNSAYYGKNGSGDGSDTNFPQMIKEACQQVDGKVNFADYDSDSDGYVDLVYVIYAGYSESISGNSSDCLWPKSGTVGVGTCDGKTVSRFGINNELNNKPEDTQDGKYYINGIGLFCHEFSHTLGLPDIYPTNGITDHNQSPEY, from the coding sequence ATGAAGAAGACAATCATCTCTCTGGCGCTCGCCTTCCTGGGCATCGCCAATCTCTATGCCGTAAAGGCCAAACCGGGCATCGCCAAGATTATGCTGCCTGATGGAACCGTAGCATGTGCCACCCTGCATGGCGACGAAACCTTCCACTACTACATGCTGCTGGACGGTACGCCCCTGCGGGAAACCCAAGACGGAAAATACGAAAAGATAACTGCTGAAGAGCTGAACACCCGAAAGACCCGTGCTTTCTCTTCAGAGAATCTTACAAGAGCTTCAGAAATAGGAACCATGAGACCAAGCTATTTCCCTCATAAGGGAAGTCCGAAGGCATTGGTACTCCTGGTGCAGTTTCAGGATGTGAAGTTCAAGAGTAAGGATCCGGTTGCTACATTCAACCATTACCTCAACGGAAAGAAGGGAGAAGCTATGTCTGAGGCTGATAAAGAAGTGTTTATCACCAACGAGACTTACTGCCAGAACTATGGCAGCGTACAGCAGTATTTCGCAGACATGAGCGATAACCAGTTTATACCACAGTTTGACGTAGTGGGTCCTGTTACGGTAAGCAAGAATTCAGCTTATTATGGCAAGAACGGAAGTGGAGACGGCAGTGACACCAACTTTCCTCAGATGATTAAGGAAGCCTGCCAGCAGGTAGACGGCAAGGTTAACTTTGCCGATTACGACAGCGATAGCGACGGATATGTTGACCTCGTATACGTAATCTATGCCGGCTATTCTGAAAGCATCTCAGGTAATTCAAGCGATTGCCTCTGGCCGAAATCGGGTACCGTAGGAGTGGGAACCTGTGACGGGAAAACAGTATCCCGATTCGGCATCAACAACGAGCTGAACAATAAGCCTGAAGATACCCAAGACGGCAAATACTACATCAATGGTATCGGTCTCTTCTGCCATGAATTTTCGCATACCCTCGGTTTGCCAGACATCTATCCTACCAACGGCATCACAGACCATAACCAGAGTCCTGAATATTGA
- a CDS encoding EFR1 family ferrodoxin (N-terminal region resembles flavodoxins. C-terminal ferrodoxin region binds two 4Fe-4S clusters.), protein MIFYFSGTGNTKWAAARLAAATHEDLIAIAPYMRADDSSHNIAEPFILKENERLGFVFPVHGWRVPRLVREFIRKMKIRRETPDATAEDKETFRKHPFAYCVCTAGDSIGLTIENLNDTIALNASLQALGITEVSASYSLIMPESYVGLPFMDVDPKEREVRKKSKSAQELAVICEEIFDRKEGVKRLVKGPIPWFFTKVVGGFFEKVLITDKRFHVEKDKCVKCGICANVCPVGDIKGGHGEYPEWLHHKDCLTCFTCYHHCPHHAIEFGHQTQKKGQYFYK, encoded by the coding sequence ATGATTTTCTATTTCTCCGGAACAGGAAATACCAAGTGGGCAGCAGCCAGACTGGCAGCGGCTACACACGAAGACTTGATTGCTATCGCCCCTTATATGCGGGCGGATGATTCAAGCCACAATATAGCCGAGCCGTTTATTCTGAAAGAGAATGAACGGCTCGGATTCGTTTTCCCCGTACATGGCTGGAGAGTTCCACGCCTTGTAAGGGAGTTTATCAGGAAGATGAAGATACGGCGAGAAACTCCTGATGCTACTGCTGAAGACAAGGAGACGTTCAGGAAGCATCCTTTCGCCTATTGCGTCTGTACTGCAGGCGACAGCATCGGACTCACCATCGAGAACCTCAACGATACGATTGCGCTGAATGCATCGCTTCAGGCATTGGGCATCACGGAGGTTTCTGCTTCCTACTCGCTCATCATGCCGGAATCTTATGTGGGACTTCCTTTCATGGATGTTGATCCGAAGGAGCGCGAAGTTCGTAAGAAATCGAAATCGGCACAGGAACTGGCGGTTATCTGCGAAGAGATATTCGACAGGAAAGAGGGCGTGAAGCGTCTGGTAAAAGGTCCTATCCCTTGGTTCTTCACCAAGGTTGTGGGCGGATTCTTTGAGAAGGTGCTCATCACCGACAAGCGGTTTCATGTGGAGAAAGACAAGTGCGTGAAGTGTGGCATCTGTGCCAACGTCTGTCCTGTAGGCGATATCAAGGGCGGTCATGGAGAATATCCGGAATGGCTGCATCACAAGGATTGCCTCACCTGCTTTACCTGCTATCACCATTGTCCGCATCACGCCATCGAGTTTGGTCACCAGACTCAGAAGAAAGGACAATACTTTTATAAATAA
- a CDS encoding DUF1573 domain-containing protein encodes MKRIILTLTMLVALVATASAQAEIKFDKLIHNFGSFEESNPVQKATFTFTNVGNKPLIINQAIASCGCTVPSYTKKPIAPGEKGQISVTYNGKGMFPGHFKKSITIRSNGNVEMSRLYIEGVMTEKK; translated from the coding sequence ATGAAAAGAATCATATTGACACTCACAATGCTGGTGGCTCTTGTAGCTACTGCATCTGCTCAGGCAGAGATTAAATTCGACAAACTGATACACAACTTCGGTTCGTTCGAAGAGTCAAATCCGGTACAGAAGGCTACCTTTACCTTCACCAATGTAGGCAACAAACCTTTGATTATCAACCAGGCTATTGCCAGCTGCGGCTGTACCGTACCTTCTTACACCAAGAAGCCTATCGCTCCAGGCGAGAAGGGACAGATTAGTGTTACCTATAACGGCAAGGGCATGTTCCCTGGTCATTTCAAGAAGAGCATCACCATCCGTTCTAACGGCAATGTAGAAATGTCTCGTCTCTATATAGAAGGTGTTATGACAGAAAAGAAATAA
- a CDS encoding N-acetylmuramoyl-L-alanine amidase has protein sequence MKNTRKISLIVIHCSATRVTQDFTFEKLEACHLARGFRCIGYHYYITKDGVIYPGRPESEIGAHARHFNAHSIGICYEGGLDADGNPADTRTKAQKQSLQNLLTSLCVDYPEAEILGHRDLPNVHKSCPCFSVQAWLNEIKFHI, from the coding sequence ATGAAAAACACAAGAAAAATATCACTTATTGTCATTCACTGTTCAGCCACACGCGTCACCCAGGACTTCACCTTCGAAAAGCTCGAAGCCTGTCATTTAGCCCGTGGTTTCCGCTGCATCGGTTATCACTATTACATCACGAAAGACGGCGTCATCTACCCCGGCCGTCCCGAGTCAGAAATCGGCGCCCACGCCCGCCATTTCAATGCACACAGTATCGGCATCTGTTACGAAGGCGGTCTCGACGCCGACGGCAATCCGGCAGATACCCGTACGAAGGCTCAGAAGCAGTCGCTCCAGAATCTCCTGACGAGTCTGTGCGTAGACTATCCCGAAGCCGAGATCCTAGGTCATCGTGATCTCCCGAACGTCCACAAGTCCTGTCCCTGCTTCAGTGTTCAGGCTTGGCTGAATGAAATCAAATTCCACATTTAG
- a CDS encoding smalltalk protein, translating into MKRETLKKILNFVITVLTAVASAFCVQSCQ; encoded by the coding sequence ATGAAAAGAGAAACACTCAAGAAAATTCTGAATTTCGTCATTACCGTTCTCACCGCAGTAGCCTCTGCCTTTTGTGTGCAGAGCTGCCAGTAG